The sequence GCTGAGAGAGGGATGAGCGATGATAATCTGCAATAACGGTGATGACGTCCTGGAGTTTGAAGCCCTGGAGGATGAGGATGTGGAAGAGGACGAAGGCCTGCCATTGCAGGGGGAGCGCACCAGAGCCGGCGGGGCGGTGACAGGCAGGGGGGTTGAAGTGGAATGGCAGGTCCCGGCCGCAGTCTCTGCGTTTGGAGACCTCCTGGAGGAGACCAGCGGTGTGGACACCAATGTGTGCTACCAGTGCCGGAAGTGTGTTAGCGGGTGTCCGGTGGCCTATGCCATGGACTATACCCCTGTCCAGCTTCTCCATGCCGTCCGGCTGGGGCTGAAGGACCTGGTCCTGGGCAGCGCCACCATCTGGCTCTGCGCCTCCTGCGAGACCTGCGTCACCCGTTGCCCGCAGAATGTGGACATAGTCAAGGCCATGGACTCTCTCCGGGTCATGGCCCTGCGCAGCGGGGTCAAGTCGGCGGTGCCCGAGGTGGCCGGGTTCTACCGCTCCTCCCTCCAGAATATCCGCCTCTTCGGCCGGATGTATGAGCTGGGGCTGATTGCCCAGTTGAAGCTGTCCACCCGCCAGTTCGCTAAAGACCTGGACTTGGGGGCACAGATGATGAAGAAGGGGAAGCTAAAGCTGCTGCCGGAGTTTGCCAGCCTGGGCGCTGCCCGGAGGGTCGTCTCCCGGGCCAGTAAGCTGGAGGGAAAGTGAAATACGCCTACTATCCGGGCTGTTCCCTCCACTCCACGGGCAAGGAATACGATGCCTCCCTACGGGCGGTATGCCTGAGGCTGGGCATTGAGCTGGTCGAGGTTAAGGGCTGGGTCTGCTGTGGCTCCGCAGCGGCCCATGCGGCTTCCCGGCGCCTGGCCGTGGCCCTGCCCCTGAAGAATCTGGCCCAGGTGGAGAGGCAGGGGCTGGAGGAGGTGCTGGTCCCCTGCGCGGCCTGTTTCTCCCGGTTCAAATTCGCCTGGCACGAAATAGAGGGCCAGCCGGAGCTGCGCCGGGAGATGGAGGATGTGGTGGAGCACCACTTCGGGGACGGGCTCCGTATTCTCCATCCCCTGGAGGTCATGGCCCGCGACGAGCATCTGGC is a genomic window of Chloroflexota bacterium containing:
- a CDS encoding 4Fe-4S dicluster domain-containing protein, with product MIICNNGDDVLEFEALEDEDVEEDEGLPLQGERTRAGGAVTGRGVEVEWQVPAAVSAFGDLLEETSGVDTNVCYQCRKCVSGCPVAYAMDYTPVQLLHAVRLGLKDLVLGSATIWLCASCETCVTRCPQNVDIVKAMDSLRVMALRSGVKSAVPEVAGFYRSSLQNIRLFGRMYELGLIAQLKLSTRQFAKDLDLGAQMMKKGKLKLLPEFASLGAARRVVSRASKLEGK